In Sodalis ligni, a single genomic region encodes these proteins:
- a CDS encoding NAD(P)-dependent alcohol dehydrogenase — protein sequence MSKAKGYAALAAKAPLTPYYFERRAPNKDDVVIKIAYCGICHSDIHQARDEWGGAIFPMVPGHEIVGEVVAKGDAVTKFNIGDRVGVGCFVDSCTHSAERDVDLEQYREGLVLTYNSLERDGKTPTMGGYSDHIVVKEGYVLSIPDNLPLDAAAPLLCAGITLYSPLRHWQAGPGKKVAIVGLGGLGHMGVKIGHAMGAEITVLSQSLSKKEDGLRLGADHYYATQDPATFEKLKNTFDLIVCTVAAEIDWGAYLSLLKIDGSMVLVGIPENKVPLAAGALIHGRRSLAGSGIGSIKETQEMLDFCGEHDIVSDIEMIGVQQINHAYERVVKSDVRYRFVIDMASLENA from the coding sequence ATGTCTAAAGCAAAAGGTTATGCCGCGCTGGCTGCCAAAGCCCCTCTGACACCCTACTATTTTGAACGCCGCGCCCCGAACAAAGATGATGTGGTGATAAAAATCGCCTATTGCGGTATTTGTCATTCCGATATTCACCAGGCCAGGGATGAGTGGGGCGGCGCGATTTTCCCCATGGTGCCGGGGCATGAAATCGTCGGGGAAGTGGTGGCCAAGGGTGACGCCGTAACAAAATTCAATATCGGCGATCGCGTCGGGGTCGGCTGTTTTGTCGACTCCTGTACCCATTCCGCCGAACGGGATGTGGATCTGGAACAGTACCGCGAAGGGCTGGTCTTAACCTATAACAGCCTGGAGCGCGACGGCAAGACTCCCACCATGGGCGGTTATTCCGATCATATCGTGGTAAAGGAGGGCTATGTCCTTTCCATTCCCGACAACCTGCCGCTGGATGCCGCCGCGCCGTTGCTTTGCGCCGGCATAACGCTCTATTCTCCGCTGCGGCACTGGCAGGCCGGGCCTGGTAAAAAAGTGGCGATTGTCGGTCTCGGCGGCCTGGGCCATATGGGGGTCAAAATTGGTCACGCCATGGGCGCCGAAATCACCGTACTCAGCCAGAGCCTATCGAAAAAAGAGGACGGTCTGCGCCTGGGCGCCGATCATTATTACGCCACACAGGATCCGGCCACCTTCGAAAAGCTGAAAAATACTTTCGACCTTATTGTCTGCACGGTAGCGGCGGAAATTGACTGGGGAGCCTATCTTTCCCTGTTGAAAATCGACGGCTCGATGGTACTGGTGGGCATTCCGGAGAATAAGGTTCCCCTGGCGGCCGGTGCGTTGATTCATGGACGGCGCAGCCTGGCGGGATCAGGCATCGGCTCCATCAAGGAAACCCAGGAGATGCTGGATTTCTGCGGTGAACATGACATTGTCTCCGATATCGAGATGATTGGCGTCCAGCAAATCAATCACGCCTACGAACGGGTAGTGAAAAGCGATGTTCGCTATCGGTTCGTTATTGATATGGCATCCCTGGAAAACGCCTAA
- the ydfG gene encoding bifunctional NADP-dependent 3-hydroxy acid dehydrogenase/3-hydroxypropionate dehydrogenase YdfG, with protein MIIFVTGATAGFGETITRRFIQQGHKVIATGRRQERLDELKSELGEALFTLKLDVRDREGVQKAVDSLPAQWREVDVLVNNAGLALGMEPAHKASLDDWESMIDTNNKGLVYMTRALLPGMVERRRGHIVNLGSTAGRWPYAGGNVYGATKAFVRQFSLNLRTDLVGTKVRVTDIEPGLVGGTEFSAVRFKGDNDKVANTYKNADPLMPEDIAEAVYWVTTLPAHVNINVLEMMPVNQSFAGLSVHRD; from the coding sequence ATGATTATTTTCGTTACCGGCGCAACCGCTGGGTTTGGTGAAACCATAACCCGCCGGTTTATTCAGCAGGGCCATAAGGTTATCGCTACCGGCCGCCGTCAGGAACGCCTTGATGAATTGAAATCCGAGCTGGGGGAAGCGCTGTTCACCCTAAAGCTTGATGTACGCGATCGTGAAGGGGTTCAGAAGGCGGTGGACTCCCTGCCCGCCCAGTGGCGTGAAGTGGATGTGCTGGTGAATAATGCCGGCCTGGCGTTGGGCATGGAGCCGGCGCACAAAGCCAGTCTCGATGATTGGGAAAGCATGATCGACACCAATAACAAGGGACTGGTCTATATGACCCGCGCCCTGCTGCCCGGTATGGTGGAGCGCCGCCGCGGGCATATAGTCAATCTTGGTTCCACCGCCGGCCGCTGGCCTTATGCCGGCGGTAACGTTTACGGCGCCACCAAGGCGTTTGTCCGCCAGTTCAGTTTGAATTTGCGCACCGATTTAGTTGGCACGAAAGTGCGCGTGACGGATATTGAGCCGGGTTTGGTGGGCGGTACTGAGTTCTCGGCGGTGCGGTTCAAAGGGGATAACGACAAAGTCGCCAATACCTATAAAAATGCCGACCCGCTCATGCCGGAAGACATTGCCGAGGCGGTGTATTGGGTCACGACGCTACCGGCCCATGTCAATATCAACGTGCTTGAAATGATGCCGGTCAACCAGTCCTTTGCCGGACTGAGCGTTCATCGGGATTAA
- a CDS encoding DUF3811 domain-containing protein: MPIPKLTQQDMTESEQRQLKTLLDKARIAQGRPLTNSETNHIKDDYIDKLMAERETIAKKARAEHKKKKLKPDISATYEWTSNMHTRGRR; the protein is encoded by the coding sequence ATGCCCATTCCAAAGCTGACGCAGCAAGACATGACGGAAAGCGAGCAACGCCAACTGAAGACTTTACTTGATAAGGCCCGTATAGCACAGGGTCGTCCGCTGACAAACTCTGAAACGAATCATATCAAAGATGATTATATCGACAAACTCATGGCGGAACGGGAAACGATCGCCAAAAAGGCCAGGGCCGAACATAAAAAGAAAAAACTTAAGCCTGATATCTCAGCAACTTATGAATGGACTTCCAATATGCATACTCGTGGTCGCCGCTGA
- a CDS encoding autotransporter outer membrane beta-barrel domain-containing protein: MITASRTPYPLQYSAGGDDSLTDRLVIRGKITGHSLVQINNFGGAGARTDKGILIIEAQPVITRRRTPSA; the protein is encoded by the coding sequence ATTATCACGGCGAGCAGGACTCCTTATCCGCTTCAATACTCGGCTGGAGGGGACGATTCCCTGACCGACCGGCTGGTCATCCGAGGTAAAATTACCGGCCATAGCCTGGTGCAAATCAATAATTTTGGCGGCGCCGGCGCCAGGACGGATAAAGGCATTCTCATCATCGAGGCGCAGCCGGTAATAACCCGCCGCCGGACACCTTCAGCCTGA
- the dcp gene encoding peptidyl-dipeptidase Dcp, with product MTQQPRYQNPFFQASTLPYQAPPFNLISEEDYNPAIEEGIRAYLAEVDAIANQIAPPTFENTYAALEQSGLLLKRVMSIFGAMASANTSDTLRGIDEHQSPKLAAMNDAIKLNSALFNRLQTVYEGRNELSLSAESRRLIDITYQNFLLSGAKLSPADKQQLSLLNQEAATLSTRFTHLLLDAAGQGALAITDPAMLEGLTAAELAAARRAADEHHLQNQWLLVLQNTTQQPLLQSLSRRDTREALFKASISRAEKGDEHDTRHIILRLAQIRAAQARLLGFADYASWALQDQMAKTPAAALDFMRKIVPAATARARREAADIQALIDGQGGGFELAAWDWQFYADRVRKNKYDLNDAEIKPYFPLNQVLEQGVFHAASLLYGISFTPRADIPVYHPDVKVYEILDEDGSPLALFYTDYFQRDNKGGGAWMGNFADQSTRLGTRPVIYNVANFSKPADGGPALLSWDDVVTLFHEFGHTLHGLFADQEFPSLSGTATPRDFVEFPSQFNEHWADEPSIFAHYARHYQTGDSMPDVLVKKIEKASRFNKGYDMTELLAAALLDMHWHTLEETRPDMDVAAFEAASLDRDNVNLPYVPPRYRSSYFQHIWGGGYAAGYYAYLWTQMLADDAFDAFKERGGLTEENGRDFRHRILSRGNSQDLEQLYVNWRGKIPAIEPMLNYRGLKDD from the coding sequence ATGACGCAACAACCGCGCTACCAGAACCCGTTTTTTCAGGCCAGCACCTTGCCATATCAAGCGCCGCCGTTTAATCTGATCTCGGAAGAGGATTATAATCCGGCAATAGAAGAGGGGATCCGGGCCTATCTGGCTGAAGTCGATGCAATAGCAAATCAGATTGCGCCCCCCACTTTTGAAAATACCTATGCCGCGCTGGAACAGTCCGGATTACTACTAAAACGGGTAATGAGTATCTTCGGGGCGATGGCCTCCGCCAATACCAGCGACACGCTGCGAGGGATTGATGAACATCAATCGCCTAAACTGGCGGCCATGAACGATGCCATCAAGCTTAACAGCGCATTGTTCAACCGTTTGCAGACGGTATATGAAGGCCGCAACGAGCTGTCCCTCTCCGCGGAATCCCGACGGCTTATCGACATCACCTACCAAAATTTCCTGCTGTCAGGCGCGAAATTGTCCCCCGCGGACAAACAGCAGCTGTCGCTGCTCAATCAGGAAGCGGCGACATTAAGCACTCGCTTTACCCATCTGTTGCTGGATGCCGCCGGTCAAGGCGCGCTGGCGATAACGGACCCGGCAATGCTCGAAGGGTTGACCGCCGCCGAGCTTGCCGCCGCGCGGCGCGCGGCCGATGAACACCATTTGCAAAATCAATGGCTGCTCGTATTACAAAACACCACCCAGCAGCCATTGTTGCAGTCATTAAGCCGTCGCGATACCCGAGAGGCGCTTTTTAAAGCGTCCATCAGCCGGGCGGAAAAAGGCGATGAGCATGATACGCGGCACATCATCCTCAGGCTGGCCCAAATACGGGCTGCGCAGGCCAGACTGCTGGGCTTTGCCGATTACGCCAGCTGGGCGCTGCAAGATCAAATGGCCAAAACGCCGGCGGCGGCGCTGGACTTTATGCGCAAGATTGTCCCGGCAGCCACGGCAAGGGCTCGCCGGGAGGCGGCTGATATTCAGGCTTTAATCGACGGGCAGGGGGGCGGTTTTGAGCTGGCCGCCTGGGATTGGCAATTTTATGCCGATCGGGTACGTAAAAATAAATACGATCTCAATGATGCCGAAATAAAACCCTATTTTCCGCTTAACCAGGTGCTGGAACAGGGCGTATTCCACGCCGCAAGCCTGTTGTACGGTATCAGTTTTACGCCACGCGCCGATATTCCGGTTTACCATCCGGATGTCAAGGTCTATGAGATCCTTGATGAAGACGGCTCCCCGCTGGCATTGTTTTATACTGATTATTTTCAGCGCGATAATAAAGGCGGCGGGGCATGGATGGGCAATTTTGCCGATCAGTCCACCCGGCTCGGCACCCGACCGGTTATCTACAACGTGGCCAATTTCAGTAAACCCGCGGACGGCGGGCCGGCGCTATTGTCCTGGGATGATGTCGTTACCCTGTTCCATGAATTCGGCCATACCCTGCACGGTCTGTTCGCTGACCAGGAGTTCCCCAGCCTGTCAGGCACCGCCACGCCACGGGACTTCGTGGAATTTCCCTCTCAGTTCAATGAACACTGGGCCGATGAACCGAGTATCTTTGCCCATTACGCCCGGCATTATCAAACCGGAGATTCCATGCCCGATGTCCTGGTGAAAAAGATTGAAAAAGCGTCTCGATTCAATAAGGGCTATGACATGACTGAACTCTTGGCGGCCGCTCTGCTGGATATGCATTGGCATACTCTGGAAGAAACCCGGCCGGATATGGATGTTGCCGCCTTTGAAGCCGCCTCGCTGGATCGGGATAACGTTAATTTGCCTTATGTGCCGCCGCGCTATCGTTCCAGCTATTTTCAGCATATTTGGGGCGGCGGCTATGCCGCGGGATATTACGCCTACTTGTGGACACAAATGCTGGCGGATGATGCATTCGACGCGTTTAAGGAGCGGGGAGGGCTGACGGAGGAAAATGGCCGGGATTTTCGCCATAGGATTTTATCCCGAGGCAATAGCCAGGATTTGGAACAGCTCTATGTGAACTGGCGTGGAAAAATTCCCGCTATCGAACCGATGCTTAATTATCGCGGTTTGAAAGACGACTAA
- a CDS encoding PhzF family phenazine biosynthesis protein: MEIRTQKPRKFKQVDVFSAKPLKGNPLAVILDGEGLTDAEMSSIARWTNLSETAFVLKPVDPAADYRVRIFTTDKELPFAGHPTLGTAHALLEAGLKPKRPGFLLQECGVGLVRVKLQGDDGLAFAAPPVTLQPISDEQQALLKKALPGGTILPGDVPTIADMGVSWLMVRMADAQSCLDIAADLAAIELLQSVLNVNGVAVYGLHEANGPADYEVRAFMVEHHTLVEDPVTGSANACLARILKSAGFPDGGNTAVKYLARQGTALERDGRISVRFVDDEVWIGGEVRTLINGTLRL, from the coding sequence TTGGAAATTCGCACCCAAAAACCGCGGAAATTTAAACAAGTCGACGTATTTAGCGCCAAACCGTTAAAGGGTAACCCTCTGGCGGTGATCCTGGATGGGGAAGGGTTGACCGACGCCGAGATGTCGTCTATTGCGCGCTGGACCAATCTTTCCGAAACCGCCTTTGTGCTTAAGCCCGTGGATCCTGCGGCGGATTACCGGGTGAGAATCTTTACCACCGATAAAGAGTTGCCCTTTGCCGGGCATCCGACCCTGGGCACGGCCCATGCTTTGCTGGAAGCGGGCTTGAAACCCAAACGGCCTGGATTTTTATTGCAGGAGTGCGGGGTCGGACTGGTGCGGGTAAAATTGCAAGGCGATGACGGACTGGCATTCGCCGCACCGCCCGTTACACTCCAGCCAATATCCGACGAGCAACAGGCGCTGCTAAAAAAAGCCTTGCCGGGCGGTACGATCCTACCCGGCGACGTGCCGACGATCGCCGACATGGGAGTAAGCTGGCTGATGGTGCGCATGGCCGATGCACAATCCTGTCTGGATATCGCCGCGGATTTGGCGGCAATTGAATTGTTACAGTCGGTACTCAATGTGAATGGCGTCGCGGTGTATGGTTTGCATGAGGCGAACGGTCCGGCGGATTATGAGGTTCGGGCTTTTATGGTTGAGCATCATACCCTGGTGGAAGATCCGGTTACCGGCAGCGCCAATGCCTGTTTGGCGCGCATCCTGAAAAGCGCCGGTTTTCCCGATGGCGGCAACACAGCGGTAAAATATCTTGCCCGGCAGGGTACCGCATTGGAGCGTGACGGACGGATTTCGGTACGCTTCGTTGATGACGAGGTCTGGATAGGCGGCGAGGTGCGCACGTTGATTAACGGAACGCTCCGTCTTTAA
- the guaD gene encoding guanine deaminase, producing the protein MSDIKAVRGRFFDFTQPVSHAGELAQSARIMDDGLLLMEQGRILSLRPWSTAAPDISPGMEICHFPGKIIVPGFIDSHLHYPQTEIIGSYGNQLLEWLNTYTFPVEEQYHCPEHAGEMASFFLDQLLRNGTTTAMIFGTVHAQSVDSLFAAALERNMRIIAGKVMMDRNAPPELLETPEHSEAETRALINRWHHKGRLSYALTPRFAPTSSPDLLAMVGGLRREFPDLYLQTHLSENRHEIAWVKSLFPDHAGYLDVYHHYGLTGRKSVFAHCLHLDAEEWRTLERSHSSIAFCPTSNLFLGSGLFNLQKCWDHHIPLGIGTDVGAGTTFNLLQTLAEAYKVGQLQGYCLSVYEAFYHATLGAAQALALDGVLGNFMPGKEADFVVLDPAATPLQRLRQQKSTDFAERMFALMMLGDDRNIYQTWIQGQPAYCRDSTVKSGL; encoded by the coding sequence ATGAGTGATATCAAAGCCGTCCGCGGCCGCTTTTTTGACTTTACCCAACCGGTTTCCCATGCCGGTGAGCTGGCGCAATCCGCACGGATTATGGATGACGGCCTGCTGCTGATGGAGCAGGGCAGAATCCTTTCTTTACGCCCCTGGTCCACTGCCGCGCCGGATATTTCCCCTGGTATGGAGATATGCCATTTCCCAGGGAAAATCATCGTGCCGGGCTTTATCGACAGCCACCTGCATTATCCCCAGACGGAAATCATCGGATCGTACGGCAACCAACTGCTGGAATGGCTGAACACCTATACTTTTCCCGTCGAGGAGCAGTACCACTGTCCGGAACACGCGGGGGAAATGGCGTCGTTTTTTCTCGACCAGTTGCTGCGCAACGGCACCACCACCGCGATGATTTTCGGCACCGTGCATGCCCAATCCGTCGATTCATTGTTTGCCGCCGCATTGGAACGCAATATGCGCATTATCGCCGGAAAGGTCATGATGGATCGCAATGCGCCGCCGGAATTGCTGGAAACCCCGGAACACAGCGAAGCGGAAACACGCGCCCTCATTAACCGCTGGCATCATAAAGGACGTTTAAGCTATGCGTTAACGCCCCGGTTCGCCCCTACGTCATCGCCGGATCTGCTGGCTATGGTCGGCGGATTGCGCCGGGAATTCCCGGACCTGTATTTGCAAACGCACCTCAGTGAAAACCGCCATGAAATCGCCTGGGTAAAATCCTTGTTTCCCGACCATGCCGGTTATCTGGACGTGTATCACCACTATGGCCTCACCGGCCGCAAAAGCGTTTTTGCCCACTGTCTGCATCTGGACGCCGAAGAGTGGCGCACCTTGGAACGCTCCCACTCCTCCATCGCTTTTTGCCCCACCTCAAATCTTTTTCTCGGCAGTGGATTATTCAATCTGCAAAAATGCTGGGATCACCACATCCCGCTGGGCATCGGCACGGATGTCGGCGCCGGCACCACCTTTAATCTGTTACAAACCCTGGCGGAAGCCTATAAGGTCGGCCAGCTGCAGGGCTATTGCCTGTCGGTGTACGAGGCGTTTTATCACGCCACGCTGGGGGCGGCGCAGGCGCTTGCCCTGGATGGCGTATTGGGTAATTTCATGCCCGGCAAAGAGGCGGATTTTGTGGTGCTTGATCCGGCCGCGACCCCGCTGCAACGGCTGCGGCAGCAAAAAAGCACCGATTTTGCCGAACGGATGTTCGCGCTGATGATGCTCGGCGATGATCGCAATATCTATCAAACCTGGATCCAGGGTCAGCCCGCCTATTGCCGGGACAGTACGGTTAAAAGCGGGCTTTAA